A window of Tautonia plasticadhaerens contains these coding sequences:
- a CDS encoding BMC domain-containing protein yields the protein MANGSLQEALGMIETKGFVALVEATDAMLKAANVELAGWDKVGSGLVTAFVVGDVAAVKAAVDAGAAAASRIGEVVSVQVIPRPHEELGGVLSFAKAQAAARTGAGSPTTKNDGA from the coding sequence ATGGCCAATGGATCGCTCCAGGAAGCGCTCGGGATGATCGAGACGAAGGGGTTCGTCGCGCTGGTCGAGGCGACCGACGCGATGCTCAAGGCGGCCAACGTCGAGCTGGCCGGCTGGGACAAGGTCGGCAGCGGCCTGGTCACGGCCTTCGTCGTCGGGGACGTGGCGGCGGTGAAGGCCGCCGTCGACGCCGGGGCCGCGGCGGCCAGCCGGATCGGCGAGGTCGTCAGCGTGCAGGTCATCCCCCGGCCCCACGAGGAGCTGGGCGGCGTCCTGAGCTTCGCGAAGGCCCAGGCGGCGGCCCGGACCGGCGCCGGCTCCCCCACCACCAAGAACGACGGAGCCTGA
- a CDS encoding BMC domain-containing protein: MSTAINPARGSRFSTGSGGEALGMIECRGLVAIIEATDAMLKAANVTHVGKISVGGTYVTTIVRGDVGSVRAAVEAGAEAASRVGDLVSAHVIPRPDPAVIRTFLG, translated from the coding sequence ATGTCGACCGCAATCAACCCCGCCCGGGGGAGCCGGTTCTCGACCGGCTCCGGCGGCGAGGCGCTCGGCATGATCGAGTGCCGGGGCCTGGTCGCCATCATCGAGGCGACCGACGCGATGCTCAAGGCGGCCAACGTGACCCACGTCGGCAAGATCAGCGTCGGCGGGACCTACGTCACGACGATCGTCCGGGGCGACGTGGGCAGCGTCCGGGCGGCCGTCGAGGCCGGCGCCGAGGCGGCCAGCCGGGTCGGCGACCTGGTCTCGGCGCACGTCATCCCCCGGCCGGACCCGGCCGTGATCCGGACCTTCCTCGGCTGA
- a CDS encoding BMC domain-containing protein — protein sequence MNGSALGLIETRGLIGLINAYDAMLKAANVEVATPIIKLDGGVVSGMIRGDVSSVRAAVEAGAEAAARCGELKAAHVIPRPSPAVVEAFVK from the coding sequence ATGAACGGCTCCGCGCTGGGCCTGATCGAGACGAGGGGCCTGATCGGCCTGATCAACGCGTATGACGCGATGCTCAAGGCCGCGAATGTGGAAGTCGCCACACCGATCATCAAGCTGGACGGTGGCGTGGTCAGCGGGATGATCCGGGGCGACGTGAGCAGCGTCCGGGCGGCCGTCGAGGCCGGCGCCGAGGCCGCCGCCCGGTGCGGCGAGCTGAAGGCCGCGCACGTGATCCCCCGGCCGTCCCCGGCGGTGGTCGAGGCGTTCGTCAAGTGA
- a CDS encoding acetate/propionate family kinase → MKILVANLGSTSFKYRLFDLGDPGEPMLARGAVDRIGGPSSKVVYASSKGKTEADRAVPDHGEAVRLCLEQLTNPATGVIGSASEVSAIGFKAVHAKGISGVQRVDARLLSAMEAFNDVTPAHNPPYVRAMRMLAERFPEMPLVAAFETGFHATIPDRNRRYAVPNEWATEHGVLRWGFHGASHRFIAERTALLLNRPDLRLISCHLGGSSSLCAIRDGKSVATSMGMSPQSGLLQNNRVGDFDPFALPAVMRATGMRFEEALAILANRSGLLGICGKNDLRDVEAAAETGEADAQLALDMYVSSIRHYLGAYLVELGDTDAIVFTAGIGENSPRIRSMVCRDLERLGILLNDELNEAGHGERKISAADSKVEVWVMPTNEEIIVARQARDLLSARS, encoded by the coding sequence ATGAAGATCCTGGTGGCCAACCTGGGCAGCACCAGCTTCAAGTACCGCCTGTTCGACCTGGGAGACCCGGGCGAGCCGATGCTCGCCCGGGGGGCCGTCGACCGCATCGGCGGCCCGTCGTCGAAGGTGGTCTATGCGTCGTCGAAGGGGAAGACCGAGGCCGATCGGGCCGTGCCCGACCACGGCGAGGCGGTGCGCCTCTGCCTGGAGCAGTTGACCAACCCGGCGACCGGGGTGATCGGGTCGGCGTCGGAGGTCTCGGCGATTGGTTTCAAGGCGGTGCACGCGAAGGGGATCAGCGGGGTGCAGCGGGTGGACGCCCGGCTGCTCTCGGCGATGGAGGCGTTCAACGACGTCACCCCCGCCCACAACCCCCCCTACGTGCGGGCCATGCGGATGCTCGCCGAGCGGTTCCCGGAGATGCCGCTGGTCGCCGCCTTCGAGACCGGCTTCCACGCGACGATCCCCGACCGCAACCGGCGCTATGCCGTGCCGAACGAGTGGGCGACCGAGCACGGCGTCCTCCGCTGGGGCTTCCACGGCGCCAGCCACCGGTTCATCGCCGAGCGGACGGCTCTGCTGCTCAACCGGCCGGACCTCAGGCTCATTTCCTGCCACCTCGGTGGCAGCTCGTCGCTCTGCGCCATCCGGGACGGCAAGTCGGTGGCGACGAGCATGGGGATGAGCCCGCAATCGGGCCTGCTCCAGAACAACCGGGTCGGCGACTTCGACCCCTTCGCCCTGCCGGCCGTGATGCGGGCGACCGGGATGAGGTTCGAGGAAGCGCTGGCGATCCTCGCGAACCGGTCGGGCCTGCTGGGGATCTGCGGCAAGAACGACCTCCGGGACGTGGAGGCCGCGGCCGAGACCGGCGAGGCGGACGCGCAGCTGGCCCTGGACATGTACGTCTCGTCGATCCGGCACTACCTCGGGGCCTACCTGGTGGAGCTTGGGGACACGGACGCGATCGTCTTCACCGCGGGCATCGGCGAGAACTCGCCGAGGATCCGGTCGATGGTCTGCCGGGACCTGGAGCGGCTCGGCATCCTCCTGAACGACGAGCTGAACGAGGCCGGCCACGGCGAGCGGAAGATCTCGGCGGCTGACAGCAAGGTCGAGGTCTGGGTGATGCCGACGAACGAGGAAATCATCGTCGCCAGGCAGGCCCGGGACCTCCTCTCGGCCCGTTCGTGA
- a CDS encoding EutN/CcmL family microcompartment protein yields the protein MFVARVTGSVVATQKVASMTGHKLLTVEPYRVDPESNARLVPTGRTFVVVDTLGAGIGEMVLICQGSSARLTPETEKLPIDAVVIGLVDTMDVGGSVVFSSRDRGD from the coding sequence ATGTTCGTCGCCCGAGTGACCGGATCGGTCGTGGCCACCCAGAAGGTGGCGTCGATGACCGGTCACAAGCTCCTGACGGTCGAGCCGTACCGGGTCGATCCCGAATCGAACGCCCGGCTGGTGCCGACCGGCCGGACGTTCGTGGTGGTCGACACCTTGGGCGCCGGGATCGGCGAGATGGTCCTGATCTGCCAGGGATCGAGCGCCCGGCTGACGCCGGAGACCGAGAAGCTGCCGATCGACGCGGTGGTGATCGGGCTGGTGGACACGATGGACGTCGGCGGCTCGGTCGTTTTCTCGAGCCGGGACCGGGGCGATTGA
- a CDS encoding aldehyde dehydrogenase gives MQPMTEDLIRNVVQQVLSQMGGNGASTASNGAGRPGGRDGVYPTADAAVAAAEEAYTAFRLRPLGDRDKAVKAIKRLCVDRAEEWGRKELDETKIGRLDHKISKLRDAIPPIPGVEYLRTENNAGDNGLTLTQHAPFGVIGSITPVTHSLPTLACNAINMLAAGNAVVFNAHPSGANIAAEGVQAFNRAIRDAIGIGDLLTIIHPPTIESADALFKHRGVKLLVVTGGPAVARAALSSNKRAIVAGPGNPPVVVDGTACLENAAESIVRGAAFDNNLLCIGEKQVFATSDVFDKLMEAVGRVGGHRLDSQQIDALTRAAFVKNDEGKLLVNKDLVGKDPGVLAGHAGASIPPGTQILYGETSADHPFVDHEQMMPFIPFVRVPDVGRAIELARRSEHGYGHTAILHSRDTGVMDRMGRAMDCTIFVINGACTAGLGSGGEGVGSYSIAGPTGEGVTTPLTFTRQRRTAIIGGMRFI, from the coding sequence ATGCAACCGATGACCGAGGACCTGATCCGCAACGTCGTGCAGCAGGTGCTGTCCCAGATGGGCGGCAACGGGGCCTCGACGGCCAGCAACGGGGCGGGCCGCCCGGGCGGCCGGGACGGCGTCTATCCGACCGCCGATGCGGCCGTGGCCGCCGCCGAGGAGGCCTACACGGCCTTCCGGCTCCGGCCCCTGGGGGACCGGGACAAGGCCGTGAAGGCGATCAAGCGGCTCTGCGTCGATCGGGCCGAGGAGTGGGGCCGCAAGGAGCTGGACGAGACCAAGATCGGGCGGCTCGACCACAAGATCAGCAAGCTGCGGGACGCCATCCCGCCGATCCCGGGCGTGGAGTACCTCCGCACCGAGAACAACGCGGGGGACAACGGGCTGACGCTGACGCAGCACGCGCCGTTCGGGGTCATCGGCTCGATCACGCCCGTCACGCACAGCCTGCCGACCCTGGCGTGCAACGCGATCAACATGCTCGCGGCCGGGAACGCGGTGGTCTTCAACGCCCACCCGTCGGGGGCGAACATCGCCGCCGAGGGGGTGCAGGCGTTCAACCGGGCGATCCGGGACGCGATCGGCATCGGCGACCTGCTGACGATCATCCACCCGCCGACGATCGAGTCGGCCGACGCCCTGTTCAAGCACCGGGGGGTGAAGCTGCTGGTCGTCACCGGGGGCCCGGCCGTGGCCAGGGCGGCGCTCTCGAGCAACAAGCGGGCGATCGTCGCCGGGCCGGGGAACCCCCCGGTGGTCGTGGACGGGACGGCCTGCCTGGAGAACGCGGCGGAGTCGATCGTCCGGGGGGCGGCATTCGATAATAATCTCCTGTGCATCGGCGAGAAGCAGGTCTTCGCCACGTCGGACGTCTTCGACAAGCTGATGGAGGCGGTCGGCCGCGTCGGGGGCCACCGGCTGGACTCCCAGCAGATCGACGCGCTGACCCGGGCCGCGTTCGTGAAGAACGACGAGGGCAAGCTCCTCGTCAACAAGGATCTCGTCGGCAAGGACCCGGGCGTCCTCGCCGGGCACGCCGGGGCATCGATCCCGCCGGGGACGCAGATCCTCTACGGCGAGACCTCGGCCGATCACCCGTTCGTGGACCACGAGCAGATGATGCCGTTCATCCCCTTCGTCCGGGTGCCGGACGTGGGCCGGGCGATCGAGCTGGCGAGGCGGTCGGAGCACGGCTACGGCCACACGGCCATCCTCCACTCCCGGGACACGGGCGTGATGGACCGGATGGGCCGGGCGATGGACTGCACGATCTTCGTGATCAACGGCGCCTGCACCGCCGGGCTGGGCAGCGGCGGCGAGGGCGTGGGCTCGTACTCGATCGCCGGGCCGACCGGGGAGGGGGTGACGACCCCCCTGACGTTCACCCGGCAGCGGCGGACGGCGATCATCGGCGGCATGCGGTTCATCTGA
- a CDS encoding EutN/CcmL family microcompartment protein: MQLGRVIGSATSTIKHPTFRGERLLVVQLEGADGRDDGDPVLAFDRMGAGRGDRVIVTNDGKALQEMIGRDTPGRWSVMGLPDG; encoded by the coding sequence ATGCAACTCGGCCGCGTGATCGGGTCGGCGACCTCGACGATCAAGCACCCGACGTTCCGGGGGGAGCGGCTGCTCGTCGTGCAGCTCGAAGGGGCCGACGGCCGGGACGACGGCGACCCGGTCCTGGCGTTCGACCGGATGGGGGCGGGCCGGGGGGACCGGGTGATCGTGACGAACGACGGGAAGGCGTTGCAGGAGATGATCGGCCGGGATACGCCCGGCCGGTGGAGCGTGATGGGGCTGCCGGACGGATGA
- a CDS encoding EutN/CcmL family microcompartment protein, translating to MRNPRLLVVVPMPREAITDGSPERGEELVVFDELGAGPGAIIGISEGREAANPFGKAKTPVDAYCACLLDQLNV from the coding sequence CTGCGGAACCCCAGGCTCCTGGTCGTCGTGCCGATGCCCCGGGAGGCGATCACCGATGGCTCGCCGGAGCGTGGGGAGGAGCTGGTCGTGTTCGATGAGCTGGGCGCCGGGCCGGGCGCGATCATCGGGATCAGCGAGGGGAGGGAGGCCGCCAACCCCTTCGGCAAGGCCAAGACGCCGGTGGACGCCTACTGCGCCTGCCTGCTGGATCAACTCAACGTCTGA
- a CDS encoding class II aldolase/adducin family protein: MAGSGNFMGEWKLREEMCEVGRRVYNKGFAAANDGNISYRLSEDRVLCTPTRVSKGFMKPDDLCIVDLDGGQVSGKRKRSSEILLHLTIMKHRPDVKSVVHCHPPHATAFAVAQEPIPKCTMPEFEVFLGEVAITPYETPGGQAFADTVIPYIKDTDTILLANHGTVTAGSDLMDAYFKTEIIDAYCRILLLTKPLGGPKYYNDHKAAELIRLKPGIGVRDVRLELGLENCDLCGNSLFREGYHESFRPEPNAFVPDKLQQAVQQVACAMPASAPASKGEGPEFESMVQAITEQVMRALGGAAAPSSNGSGSYAGSC, encoded by the coding sequence ATGGCGGGCAGCGGGAACTTCATGGGCGAGTGGAAGCTCCGCGAGGAGATGTGCGAGGTCGGCCGGCGGGTCTACAACAAGGGCTTCGCCGCGGCCAACGACGGGAACATCAGCTACCGGCTGTCCGAGGACCGCGTCCTCTGCACGCCGACCCGGGTGTCGAAGGGGTTCATGAAGCCGGACGACCTGTGCATCGTCGACCTCGACGGCGGCCAGGTGTCGGGCAAGCGGAAGCGGTCGAGCGAGATCCTGCTGCACCTGACGATCATGAAGCATCGGCCCGACGTGAAGTCGGTCGTCCACTGCCACCCGCCGCACGCGACGGCCTTCGCCGTGGCCCAGGAGCCGATCCCGAAGTGCACGATGCCGGAGTTCGAGGTCTTCCTCGGCGAGGTGGCGATCACCCCGTATGAGACCCCCGGCGGCCAGGCGTTCGCCGACACGGTGATCCCGTACATCAAGGACACCGACACCATCCTGCTGGCCAACCACGGCACCGTGACCGCCGGCAGCGACCTGATGGACGCCTACTTCAAGACCGAGATCATCGACGCTTACTGCCGGATCCTGCTGCTCACCAAGCCCCTGGGCGGGCCGAAGTACTACAACGACCACAAGGCCGCCGAGCTGATCCGCCTGAAGCCGGGCATCGGCGTGCGGGACGTCCGGCTGGAGCTGGGGCTGGAGAACTGTGACCTCTGCGGCAACAGCCTGTTCCGGGAGGGGTACCACGAGTCGTTCCGCCCGGAGCCGAACGCCTTCGTCCCCGACAAGCTCCAGCAGGCCGTGCAGCAGGTGGCCTGCGCCATGCCCGCGTCGGCCCCGGCCTCGAAGGGGGAGGGGCCGGAGTTCGAGTCGATGGTGCAGGCGATCACCGAGCAGGTGATGCGGGCGCTGGGGGGGGCGGCGGCCCCCTCGTCGAACGGGTCGGGATCGTATGCGGGTTCGTGCTGA
- a CDS encoding lactate/malate dehydrogenase family protein: MRVGIIGGGGLVGSCTGFALQCGGVVPEINLIDVNGDLCRGQALDILHGAALVADQRIRATGYESIPETDLVCITAGLRRKPDESRLDLINRNVELFLKILDDVMAAGLRDDAIVLVVSNPVDVLTYLATRRTGLPPRQVIGLGTMLDSSRFRGLIAQDLGLPATQVTATILGEHGDSMVPLWSVAQAAGLPLEKYPGWSPSKADELFKRTKGSGAEVIKLKGGAGFAVGISIREVIHTVALDSRRILPVSSLVSGQYGMGDVCISVPTVVGEGGVRAQLELDLWPKELSGLQQSARVLRETIDQVLKTNPNAAKAAAGRGGNGTTSGASRGGPPPASANGQGVRVTMGSGGSNASAGRPRVTISGQSGGGRGGY, translated from the coding sequence ATGAGAGTCGGCATCATCGGCGGCGGCGGGCTGGTCGGGTCGTGCACCGGGTTCGCGCTGCAATGCGGCGGGGTGGTCCCGGAGATCAACCTGATCGACGTGAACGGCGACCTCTGCCGGGGCCAGGCGCTGGACATCCTCCACGGCGCCGCGCTCGTGGCCGACCAGCGGATCCGGGCGACGGGGTACGAGTCGATCCCGGAGACCGACCTCGTCTGCATCACCGCGGGGCTGAGGAGGAAACCGGACGAGAGCCGCCTGGACCTCATCAACCGGAACGTCGAGCTGTTCCTGAAGATCCTCGACGACGTGATGGCCGCCGGACTGCGGGACGACGCGATCGTCCTCGTCGTGTCGAACCCGGTGGACGTGCTCACGTATCTGGCCACGAGGCGCACGGGGTTGCCCCCCCGTCAGGTGATCGGCCTGGGGACGATGCTCGACTCGTCCCGGTTCCGGGGCCTGATCGCCCAGGATCTCGGCCTCCCGGCCACGCAGGTCACCGCGACGATCCTGGGGGAACACGGCGACAGCATGGTGCCCCTCTGGTCGGTGGCCCAGGCGGCGGGGCTGCCGCTGGAGAAGTATCCCGGGTGGTCGCCGTCGAAGGCGGACGAGCTGTTCAAGCGGACCAAGGGCAGCGGCGCCGAGGTGATCAAGCTGAAGGGCGGGGCCGGGTTCGCGGTGGGGATTTCGATCCGGGAGGTGATCCACACAGTCGCCCTCGATTCCCGCCGGATCCTGCCGGTGTCCTCGCTGGTGAGCGGCCAGTACGGGATGGGGGACGTCTGCATCTCGGTGCCGACGGTGGTCGGCGAGGGCGGGGTGCGGGCTCAACTCGAACTCGACCTCTGGCCGAAGGAACTGTCGGGCCTCCAGCAGTCGGCCCGGGTGCTGCGGGAGACGATCGACCAGGTGCTCAAGACGAACCCGAACGCGGCGAAGGCGGCGGCCGGCCGGGGCGGTAACGGCACCACGTCGGGGGCGTCCCGGGGAGGCCCGCCCCCGGCGTCGGCGAACGGCCAGGGGGTCCGGGTGACGATGGGATCCGGCGGGTCGAACGCGTCGGCCGGGAGGCCGAGGGTGACGATCTCCGGGCAGTCCGGCGGAGGGCGGGGTGGTTACTAA